The Amycolatopsis mongoliensis genome includes a window with the following:
- a CDS encoding aldehyde dehydrogenase family protein has product MTTVDIPPAVTSFLGREHGLFIGNGWRPGETGQRLVSTNPATGEPLATLARGGPGDVDTAVSAARAALADPAWRDLTPLQRGELLHRLAELVEAHADELSLIESLDNGKPVSVARAVDVTTTAKLFRYFSGWPSKFEGSTIPLSPRGGRRILNYTVHEPIGVVGAIVPWNFPMSMASWKLAPALAMGNAVVLKPAEETSLSTLRLAELVAEAGFPPGVLNVVTGEGSVVGAAIAAHPGVDKVAFTGSTEVGRLVTVAATGNMKKVSLELGGKSPHIVLPDADPTAVAAAAADAIFFNQGQTCTAGSRLYVHSAIYDDVMSALVDQANRIVVGPGQDPASQMGPLVSARQLNTVASYIDFGLDEGAKLETGGARPAGLDDTYAGGYFLEPTVLTETTHAMRVVQEEIFGPVLVAMRWTDVDDLIDKANDTPYGLAAGLWTNDLTHAHRIAAAIKAGTVWINCYNLTDPASPFGGYKQSGWGREMGRGVLEQYTETKSVWVNLS; this is encoded by the coding sequence ATGACCACAGTGGACATTCCTCCGGCCGTCACTTCCTTCCTGGGTCGCGAACACGGCCTGTTCATCGGCAACGGCTGGCGCCCCGGCGAAACCGGGCAGCGGCTGGTTTCCACCAACCCCGCCACCGGCGAGCCCCTCGCCACCCTGGCCCGCGGCGGTCCGGGCGACGTCGATACCGCTGTCTCGGCGGCCCGCGCCGCGCTGGCCGATCCCGCCTGGCGTGACCTCACTCCGTTACAGCGCGGCGAGCTGCTGCACCGGCTGGCCGAACTCGTCGAAGCGCACGCCGACGAGCTGTCGCTCATCGAGTCGTTGGACAACGGCAAGCCGGTGTCGGTCGCCCGTGCGGTCGACGTCACCACCACGGCGAAGCTTTTCCGCTACTTCTCCGGTTGGCCGAGCAAGTTCGAGGGCTCGACGATCCCGCTGTCGCCGCGGGGCGGGCGGCGGATCCTCAACTACACCGTGCACGAGCCGATCGGTGTCGTGGGCGCGATCGTGCCCTGGAACTTCCCGATGTCGATGGCGTCCTGGAAGCTGGCGCCGGCATTGGCGATGGGCAATGCGGTGGTGCTCAAGCCGGCGGAAGAGACGTCGCTGTCGACGCTGCGGCTCGCCGAACTCGTTGCGGAGGCGGGTTTCCCGCCCGGGGTGCTCAACGTCGTGACCGGAGAGGGCAGTGTCGTCGGTGCCGCGATCGCGGCCCACCCCGGCGTCGACAAGGTGGCGTTCACCGGCTCGACCGAGGTCGGGCGCCTCGTCACGGTCGCCGCCACGGGCAACATGAAGAAGGTCTCCCTCGAACTCGGCGGCAAGTCCCCGCACATCGTCCTGCCCGACGCGGACCCGACAGCCGTCGCGGCCGCGGCGGCCGACGCCATTTTCTTCAACCAGGGCCAGACCTGCACCGCGGGCTCCCGCCTGTACGTGCACTCGGCGATCTACGACGACGTCATGTCCGCGCTCGTCGACCAGGCGAACCGGATCGTCGTCGGCCCCGGGCAGGACCCGGCCAGCCAGATGGGCCCGCTGGTCTCGGCCCGGCAGCTGAACACCGTCGCGTCCTACATCGACTTCGGACTCGACGAAGGGGCCAAGCTCGAGACCGGCGGAGCGCGCCCGGCGGGGCTCGACGACACCTACGCCGGCGGCTACTTCCTCGAGCCGACCGTGCTCACCGAAACGACGCACGCCATGCGCGTGGTCCAGGAAGAGATTTTCGGGCCCGTCTTGGTCGCCATGCGCTGGACCGACGTCGACGACCTGATCGACAAGGCCAACGACACGCCCTACGGCCTGGCCGCCGGCCTGTGGACGAACGACCTGACCCACGCCCACCGGATCGCCGCCGCGATCAAGGCGGGCACCGTGTGGATCAACTGCTACAACCTCACCGACCCGGCTTCGCCGTTCGGTGGCTACAAGCAATCCGGCTGGGGCCGGGAAATGGGCCGCGGTGTGCTCGAGCAGTACACCGAAACCAAGAGCGTCTGGGTGAACCTCTCATGA
- a CDS encoding SDR family NAD(P)-dependent oxidoreductase, translating into MSTTELDGQIAIVTGGGLGIGKAVTRALVRRGATVVIAARRLPILQAAADEIMAELGGKVVAVAADTTDTESVLALAERAADVGRVSILVNGAAAPAGLVRDDVANADPEALLADLDTKVVGYFRCVKAVVPLMRAHGYGRIVNIGGLTGRSSHALSGMRNLAIVHMTKVLSDQLGPDGITINTLHPGVVETEHIHELYARNAAAQGVTAAQVEQNFIDRTPIRRVLTADEVADAICFFASPATGGITGESLGIDGGLTRGIFL; encoded by the coding sequence ATGAGCACAACGGAACTGGACGGCCAGATCGCCATCGTGACCGGCGGCGGCCTGGGCATCGGGAAAGCCGTCACCCGGGCGCTGGTGCGGCGGGGCGCGACGGTCGTCATCGCCGCGCGCCGCCTGCCCATCCTCCAGGCGGCCGCGGACGAGATCATGGCCGAGCTCGGCGGAAAGGTCGTGGCCGTCGCCGCCGACACCACCGATACGGAGTCGGTGCTGGCGCTCGCCGAAAGGGCTGCGGACGTCGGCCGGGTCTCGATCCTGGTCAACGGCGCCGCCGCGCCCGCCGGCCTAGTCCGGGACGACGTCGCGAACGCCGATCCCGAAGCCCTGCTCGCCGACCTGGACACCAAGGTCGTGGGCTACTTCCGGTGCGTCAAGGCGGTCGTGCCGCTCATGCGCGCGCACGGCTACGGCCGGATCGTGAACATCGGCGGGCTGACCGGCCGGTCGAGCCACGCCCTCTCCGGGATGCGCAACCTGGCGATCGTGCACATGACCAAGGTGCTGTCCGACCAGCTCGGCCCGGACGGCATCACGATCAACACACTGCACCCCGGCGTCGTGGAAACCGAGCACATCCACGAGCTCTACGCCCGCAACGCCGCCGCCCAGGGCGTCACCGCGGCCCAGGTCGAGCAGAACTTCATCGACCGCACCCCGATCCGGCGCGTGCTCACCGCCGACGAGGTCGCCGACGCCATCTGCTTCTTCGCCTCGCCCGCCACCGGCGGGATTACCGGCGAATCGCTGGGCATCGACGGCGGCCTCACCCGGGGCATCTTCCTCTGA
- a CDS encoding amino acid synthesis family protein: MPVVNFGTYHVRKWFTHVEDVLANETGQAADGSAVRRIVVAAAIHNPYAGRFSEDLSDIVAKSDELGREVGRRAVEAAGGEPIQSYGKACVVGALGEYEHGNAFLTQVFADPVRDAVGGGKSWVPSTGKVGAAGAVIDIPLAHKDALYVRSNYDTISIGFGDAPRPDEVVIAFAFASRGRLHARLGGLTATEVRGEDGLR, from the coding sequence ATGCCAGTCGTGAACTTCGGTACCTACCACGTCCGGAAGTGGTTCACCCACGTCGAGGACGTGCTCGCCAACGAGACCGGGCAAGCCGCCGACGGATCGGCGGTGCGCCGGATCGTCGTGGCCGCGGCCATTCACAACCCCTATGCCGGTCGCTTCAGCGAGGACCTGAGCGACATCGTCGCCAAGTCGGACGAACTGGGCCGCGAGGTCGGCCGCCGTGCCGTCGAGGCCGCCGGCGGCGAGCCGATCCAGAGCTACGGCAAGGCGTGCGTCGTCGGTGCCCTCGGCGAGTACGAGCACGGCAACGCGTTCCTGACCCAGGTGTTCGCGGACCCGGTGCGCGACGCGGTGGGCGGCGGGAAGTCGTGGGTGCCGTCGACGGGCAAGGTCGGGGCGGCCGGAGCCGTCATCGACATTCCCCTGGCCCACAAGGACGCGCTGTACGTGCGCTCGAACTACGACACGATCTCGATCGGCTTCGGCGACGCGCCCCGCCCGGACGAAGTCGTCATCGCCTTCGCGTTCGCCTCCCGCGGCAGGCTGCACGCCCGCCTGGGCGGCCTCACCGCCACCGAGGTCCGCGGCGAAGACGGCCTGCGCTAG
- a CDS encoding VOC family protein, translated as MIKPVVVRTHLSLFVRDPEASAAWYADVLGLEVTARGPQWVFLSFGRKHHDLALIRAEEGAQQGGLGLQHYGLEIQGDVDDLRRLYGMLLDKGVKVVKTTDHKVGIGLYFEDPDSNRFELFAETVTDDEEGRRILGEHNAPSEPVELEPLYP; from the coding sequence ATGATCAAACCCGTGGTCGTCCGCACCCACCTTTCCCTGTTCGTGCGCGACCCCGAGGCCTCGGCGGCGTGGTACGCCGACGTACTCGGCCTGGAAGTCACCGCCCGAGGCCCCCAGTGGGTCTTCCTCTCCTTCGGCCGCAAGCACCACGACCTCGCGCTGATCCGCGCCGAGGAGGGCGCGCAGCAGGGCGGCCTGGGTCTGCAGCACTACGGCCTGGAGATCCAGGGCGACGTCGACGACCTGCGCCGCCTGTACGGAATGCTGCTCGACAAGGGCGTCAAGGTGGTCAAAACGACCGACCACAAGGTCGGGATCGGCCTCTACTTCGAGGACCCCGACAGCAACCGGTTCGAGCTGTTCGCCGAAACCGTCACCGACGACGAAGAAGGCCGGCGCATCCTCGGCGAGCACAACGCTCCGAGCGAGCCAGTCGAACTCGAACCCCTCTACCCGTGA
- a CDS encoding WD40/YVTN/BNR-like repeat-containing protein, producing the protein MQGTILVATAGQGVLRSNDDGATWNRIPLDQGLEFDSVVRALAVHPERPEVIFAGAEVGLGRSDDGGTRWNRVDSLFNDTQVWSIAIDPNDPDSMLVGTGAPSRAVMYRTTDGGGTWDRLSPELPERCAGVSKPRILTAVFDHVDGKSAWFGVEEGGLWLTRDRGDTWDRVDSPDGVAPSDIHCVVVLDGPPKTILCLVVNAIFVSQDDGTTWTRTGTKSRWGIYYTRLVARIPASNSVLLGIGDGTPGTKTRVFRSDDLAQTWQESTFDTPPNSTVWAFGTHAGDPDLVFAGTKYGHLFRSTDGGRTFAKEWREFPEITDVAWTPAVAADAPATH; encoded by the coding sequence ATGCAGGGAACCATTCTGGTCGCCACCGCGGGACAGGGTGTGTTGCGCAGCAACGACGACGGCGCGACCTGGAACCGCATCCCCCTCGACCAGGGGCTGGAGTTCGACTCCGTCGTGCGCGCGCTGGCCGTCCACCCCGAGCGACCCGAAGTGATCTTCGCTGGCGCCGAGGTCGGGCTGGGCCGCAGCGACGACGGCGGCACCCGCTGGAACCGCGTCGACTCGCTGTTCAACGACACGCAGGTGTGGTCGATCGCCATCGACCCGAACGATCCGGACAGCATGCTGGTCGGCACCGGTGCGCCGTCCCGCGCCGTCATGTACCGCACCACCGACGGCGGGGGCACCTGGGACCGGCTCTCCCCCGAGCTGCCGGAACGCTGCGCCGGGGTCAGCAAGCCGCGGATCCTCACCGCCGTCTTCGACCACGTCGACGGCAAGTCCGCCTGGTTCGGCGTCGAGGAAGGTGGCCTCTGGCTCACCCGCGACCGCGGTGACACCTGGGACCGCGTCGACAGCCCCGACGGCGTCGCGCCGTCCGACATCCACTGCGTCGTCGTCCTCGACGGGCCGCCCAAGACGATCCTCTGCCTCGTCGTCAACGCCATCTTCGTCAGCCAGGACGACGGCACGACCTGGACCCGCACCGGCACGAAGTCGAGGTGGGGCATCTACTACACCCGCCTGGTCGCCCGCATCCCCGCCAGCAACTCGGTGCTGCTCGGCATCGGCGACGGCACACCGGGCACCAAGACCCGCGTCTTCCGCTCCGACGACCTCGCACAGACCTGGCAGGAATCCACTTTCGACACCCCGCCCAACTCGACGGTCTGGGCGTTCGGCACCCACGCGGGCGACCCGGACCTCGTCTTCGCCGGCACCAAGTACGGCCACCTGTTCCGCTCCACCGACGGCGGCCGCACCTTCGCCAAGGAATGGCGGGAATTCCCCGAGATCACCGACGTGGCTTGGACCCCGGCCGTCGCCGCCGACGCCCCCGCCACCCACTGA